A stretch of Pristis pectinata isolate sPriPec2 chromosome 26, sPriPec2.1.pri, whole genome shotgun sequence DNA encodes these proteins:
- the LOC127583499 gene encoding actin-like isoform X1: protein MDNPAVIIDNGSGICKAGIAGDNAPRSVITSIVGRPKAKATMLGAGHKEYYIGEEAQAKRGVLSLKYPIKHGIVTSWDDMEKIWRHVYDCELRLKSHERPVLLTEAPLNPLHNRETMTEMMFESFKVPAMYVAVQAVLALYASGRTTGLVVDSGDGVTHTVPIYEGYCLPHAVYRFDLAGRDITQYFVRILMEVGHSFISSGFECPGVHRLVFKSILKCDIDLRKYLHSNVLLSGGSTLFPGLDERMLKELQFLAPAGVPVKVIAPPERKYSVWIGASILTCLTSFQEMWITACEYLEMGSCVVHRKCF from the exons ATGGATAACCCCGCTGTGATCATAGACAACGGCTCGGGTATCTGTAAAGCGGGGATAGCCGGGGACAATGCCCCAAGGTCAGTCATTACATCCATCGTAGGGCGACCCAAAGCTAAGGCGACTATGCTTGGGGCTGGTCACAAGGAGTACTATATAGGGGAAGAAGCTCAAGCTAAGAGAGGAGTTTTGAGTTTGAAATACCCAATAAAACATGGCATAGTGACTTCTTGGGACGATATGGAAAAGATCTGGCGACATGTCTATGATTGCGAGCTCCGTTTAAAATCACATGAGAGACCAGTGTTGTTGACCGAAGCCCCTCTGAATCCCTTACACAACCGAGAAACTATGACCGAGATGATGTTTGAAAGTTTCAAGGTGCCCGCAATGTACGTAGCTGTTCAGGCAGTTCTAGCTCTGTACGCTTCAGGGCGAACAACTGGACTGGTCGTGGACAGTGGGGATGGCGTGACTCATACAGTGCCCATTTACGAAGGCTACTGTCTCCCCCACGCTGTCTATAGGTTCGACTTAGCCGGCAGAGATATTACCCAATATTTCGTCAGGATCTTGATGGAAGTTGGACATTCCTTTATCTCCTC GGGTTTCGAATGTCCGGGTGTGCACAGGCTGGTCTTCAAGAGTATCTTAAAATGTGACATCGACTTGCGGAAGTATCTCCATTCAAACGTGCTGCTCTCGGGGGGCTCCACGCTCTTTCCAGGTTTGGATGAAAGAATGCTGAAGGAGCTGCAGTTCCTCGCTCCTGCTGGAGTGCCGGTGAAAGTCATAGCCCCTCCAGAGAGGAAATATTCAGTTTGGATTGGGGCTTCTATCCTAACATGCTTGACTTCATTTCAAGAAATGTGGATTACGGCTTGCGAGTACCTAGAGATGGGATCGTGTGTTGTTCACAGAAAATGCTTCTAG
- the LOC127583499 gene encoding uncharacterized protein LOC127583499 isoform X2, whose protein sequence is MDNPAVIIDNGSGICKAGIAGDNAPRSVITSIVGRPKAKATMLGAGHKEYYIGEEAQAKRGVLSLKYPIKHGIVTSWDDMEKIWRHVYDCELRLKSHERPVLLTEAPLNPLHNRETMTEMMFESFKVPAMYVAVQAVLALYASGRTTGLVVDSGDGVTHTVPIYEGYCLPHAVYRFDLAGRDITQYFVRILMEVGHSFISSAEREIVKDIKEKLCYVAIDPQLEMRKRREDIQKEYKLPDGNVIQIQSQLFRAPEILFSPACVGFECPGVHRLVFKSILKCDIDLRKYLHSNVLLSGGSTLFPGLDERMLKELQFLAPAGVPVKVIAPPERKYSVWIGASILTCLTSFQEMWITACEYLEMGSCVVHRKCF, encoded by the coding sequence ATGGATAACCCCGCTGTGATCATAGACAACGGCTCGGGTATCTGTAAAGCGGGGATAGCCGGGGACAATGCCCCAAGGTCAGTCATTACATCCATCGTAGGGCGACCCAAAGCTAAGGCGACTATGCTTGGGGCTGGTCACAAGGAGTACTATATAGGGGAAGAAGCTCAAGCTAAGAGAGGAGTTTTGAGTTTGAAATACCCAATAAAACATGGCATAGTGACTTCTTGGGACGATATGGAAAAGATCTGGCGACATGTCTATGATTGCGAGCTCCGTTTAAAATCACATGAGAGACCAGTGTTGTTGACCGAAGCCCCTCTGAATCCCTTACACAACCGAGAAACTATGACCGAGATGATGTTTGAAAGTTTCAAGGTGCCCGCAATGTACGTAGCTGTTCAGGCAGTTCTAGCTCTGTACGCTTCAGGGCGAACAACTGGACTGGTCGTGGACAGTGGGGATGGCGTGACTCATACAGTGCCCATTTACGAAGGCTACTGTCTCCCCCACGCTGTCTATAGGTTCGACTTAGCCGGCAGAGATATTACCCAATATTTCGTCAGGATCTTGATGGAAGTTGGACATTCCTTTATCTCCTCTGCTGAGAGGGAGATCGTGAAGGACATCAAGGAGAAGCTATGCTACGTGGCTATTGACCCACAGTTGGAAATGAGGAAGAGGCGTGAAGATATCCAGAAGGAATACAAGCTGCCTGATGGAAATGTGATACAGATTCAAAGCCAGCTTTTCAGAGCACCCGAGATACTCTTTTCTCCCGCTTGCGTGGGTTTCGAATGTCCGGGTGTGCACAGGCTGGTCTTCAAGAGTATCTTAAAATGTGACATCGACTTGCGGAAGTATCTCCATTCAAACGTGCTGCTCTCGGGGGGCTCCACGCTCTTTCCAGGTTTGGATGAAAGAATGCTGAAGGAGCTGCAGTTCCTCGCTCCTGCTGGAGTGCCGGTGAAAGTCATAGCCCCTCCAGAGAGGAAATATTCAGTTTGGATTGGGGCTTCTATCCTAACATGCTTGACTTCATTTCAAGAAATGTGGATTACGGCTTGCGAGTACCTAGAGATGGGATCGTGTGTTGTTCACAGAAAATGCTTCTAG